One Thermosphaera aggregans DNA segment encodes these proteins:
- a CDS encoding archease, producing MIEKAVGGIPGRFEFLEHMSDVYVKAHGRSVIELFENSGLALFEAMTDTSAVGRSVERIVEAEGFDLESLLYKWLENLLILYYAEKIMCSEVEVTEFKAEKKEAGEEYKVRGVCRGEVFNPLVHEARVEIKSPTYSLMRILKDVDKWTAYFVLDI from the coding sequence ATGATTGAGAAAGCGGTTGGAGGGATTCCGGGGAGGTTCGAATTCCTGGAACACATGAGCGATGTGTACGTTAAGGCTCACGGGAGGAGTGTTATAGAGTTGTTCGAGAACTCGGGGCTCGCGCTGTTTGAAGCAATGACCGACACCTCCGCGGTTGGCAGGAGTGTTGAGAGGATTGTTGAGGCAGAGGGGTTTGACCTGGAGAGCCTCCTCTACAAGTGGCTTGAAAACCTCCTAATACTCTACTATGCTGAGAAGATAATGTGCAGTGAGGTAGAGGTTACGGAGTTTAAAGCCGAGAAGAAGGAGGCTGGCGAGGAATACAAGGTTAGGGGTGTGTGCAGAGGCGAGGTTTTCAACCCGCTCGTTCACGAGGCAAGGGTTGAGATTAAATCACCAACTTATAGTTTAATGAGGATTCTCAAAGATGTTGACAAGTGGACGGCTTACTTCGTGCTCGACATATAG
- a CDS encoding archaemetzincin family Zn-dependent metalloprotease yields MELLLVSMTSHGVSEYVEELAARVSSILSDSGVSLEVNVWPGVFKPSLKCFDWERAQYVAQCLVEQLEKHFTVFKAGRRILVVGIGYLDGYEYGLNFVFGEAVPSKGVAVVFSKRLRPEFYGEAPDPGKYLERLVKEVVHELGHLLGLKHCGSATCVMRFSNSVREVDGKTAFFCPQCKSLLKTYMSSTK; encoded by the coding sequence ATGGAGTTGCTACTGGTTTCCATGACCAGCCACGGCGTCTCAGAGTATGTTGAGGAGCTCGCAGCAAGGGTTTCCAGCATCCTGTCCGACTCAGGCGTAAGCCTTGAAGTCAATGTTTGGCCCGGAGTATTCAAGCCCTCTCTTAAATGCTTCGACTGGGAAAGGGCTCAGTACGTGGCTCAGTGCCTGGTGGAGCAGCTTGAAAAGCACTTCACAGTGTTCAAAGCCGGTAGGAGAATCCTCGTGGTCGGTATCGGCTACCTGGACGGGTATGAGTACGGGTTAAACTTCGTGTTCGGCGAGGCAGTTCCCTCTAAAGGAGTTGCCGTCGTGTTCTCGAAGAGGCTGAGGCCTGAGTTCTACGGGGAGGCCCCGGATCCTGGCAAGTATTTGGAGAGGCTTGTGAAAGAGGTTGTTCACGAGCTAGGACACTTGCTCGGGCTTAAACACTGCGGGAGCGCGACCTGCGTCATGAGGTTTAGCAACAGCGTTAGAGAGGTTGACGGGAAGACCGCGTTCTTCTGCCCCCAGTGTAAATCACTGCTTAAAACCTATATGTCGAGCACGAAGTAA
- a CDS encoding signal peptidase I translates to MNYSYLKGLSEDLSHSFNALSLIIYLASFLVAGLIWGFGLNTLLLTPLTLALRTMLVLTAVFFTESSRILLTVKTRLHSHSVFATAVSALPLAVIYAYVFEGVPSGLNWVIKYLAFASYSTVLSIIAWRYGFKTSLLNALTYASLFYLSPVIPASTSLLTSVLTLTLQTILLSGSLYALAKPAPVPAGYRARKPSSKIFSIMLIALSILLLGSFLLGVRLLAVGSGSMTPSINIGDVVVAIPVSPGELKTGDVIVFTGDSSLIVHRIVEPSGNNCFVTRGDANESPDPLWACSGSIVGKVIAVIPLVGLPTVILLGFLRSFSSLVSLMLALLSLVYVYHVVKGVVLF, encoded by the coding sequence GTGAACTATTCCTACCTGAAAGGGTTGAGCGAGGACTTGTCGCATTCTTTCAACGCTCTATCCTTGATTATATACCTGGCATCTTTCCTAGTAGCAGGCTTGATATGGGGGTTTGGATTAAACACTTTACTTTTAACGCCTCTCACGCTCGCCTTGAGGACTATGCTGGTTTTAACAGCTGTGTTTTTCACGGAGTCTTCCAGAATCCTCCTCACGGTGAAAACCCGTTTACACTCCCACTCTGTTTTTGCCACAGCTGTTTCAGCACTCCCCTTAGCAGTCATATACGCGTATGTTTTCGAGGGCGTGCCCTCCGGTTTAAACTGGGTTATAAAATACCTTGCCTTTGCATCATACAGCACGGTTTTATCGATCATAGCGTGGAGGTACGGGTTTAAAACCTCGTTATTGAACGCATTAACCTATGCTAGTCTCTTCTACCTATCCCCTGTCATACCTGCCTCTACATCTCTTCTTACAAGTGTTCTCACATTAACATTGCAGACTATTCTGCTCTCAGGATCCCTGTACGCCCTGGCTAAGCCTGCCCCGGTCCCTGCAGGATATCGTGCTCGAAAACCTTCTTCAAAAATCTTCTCAATCATGCTTATCGCGCTATCGATTTTACTACTCGGCTCCTTCCTCCTCGGGGTGAGACTGCTAGCAGTGGGCAGTGGCAGCATGACTCCCTCAATCAATATTGGAGATGTTGTTGTAGCAATACCGGTTTCACCCGGCGAGCTGAAAACAGGGGATGTCATTGTTTTCACCGGGGACTCAAGCCTTATTGTTCACCGGATCGTTGAGCCATCAGGCAACAACTGCTTCGTAACAAGGGGGGATGCTAATGAAAGCCCCGATCCTTTGTGGGCTTGCAGCGGTAGCATTGTTGGAAAAGTTATAGCCGTGATCCCGCTGGTAGGGTTGCCGACAGTTATTCTATTGGGTTTTCTACGCAGCTTCTCATCACTAGTATCCCTGATGCTTGCTTTATTATCCCTTGTTTACGTTTACCATGTTGTGAAAGGAGTTGTATTGTTTTGA
- the rbcL gene encoding type III ribulose-bisphosphate carboxylase, translating to MPEKFDFETYHEYIDRSFKPDPDSHVIAVFRIKPAQGFTIDDAAGGVAAESSTGTWTTIYNWYDAERVRRLSGRAYEFLDMGDGSWIVKIAYPVELFEEGNIPGLLASIAGNIFGMRRVEGLRLEDIYLPEKFLKDFKGPSKGVEGVREIFKISDRPIVGTVPKPKVGYSPEEVEKLATELLMGGLDYIKDDENLTSPKYCSFEARARAIMNVIDKVEKETGERKAWFANITADVREMEKRLRLVADYGNPYVMVDVVVSGWGVLNYIRDLAEEYGLAVHAHRAMHASFTRNPSHGISMFVLAKLYRVIGVDQLHVGTAGAGKLEGGKLDVVRCARILREERFTPDPEDRFHLPQDMHHIKPAMPVSSGGLHPGNLPPVIEALGTNIVLQVGGGVVGHPDGPRAGAMAVRQALEAVVKGIPLDEYAESHRELARALEKWGFVKPI from the coding sequence ATGCCTGAGAAATTCGATTTTGAAACATACCACGAATATATTGACAGGTCTTTCAAGCCAGATCCTGATTCTCATGTCATCGCTGTCTTCAGGATTAAACCGGCTCAGGGCTTTACGATAGATGATGCTGCGGGAGGAGTGGCTGCTGAAAGCAGCACGGGCACTTGGACCACCATCTATAACTGGTATGATGCAGAGAGGGTTAGGAGGCTTAGCGGGAGGGCTTACGAGTTCCTAGACATGGGAGATGGTTCATGGATTGTTAAGATAGCGTATCCTGTCGAGCTCTTCGAGGAGGGCAACATCCCCGGTTTGCTCGCCAGCATTGCTGGAAACATTTTCGGAATGCGGCGTGTGGAAGGGCTGAGGCTTGAAGACATATACCTTCCTGAAAAGTTTCTCAAAGATTTCAAAGGACCCTCTAAAGGCGTTGAAGGCGTCAGGGAGATCTTCAAGATAAGTGATAGGCCGATCGTAGGCACTGTTCCGAAGCCGAAGGTTGGATACTCTCCCGAAGAGGTTGAAAAACTAGCTACTGAGCTGTTAATGGGTGGTTTAGACTATATTAAAGATGATGAAAACCTTACAAGCCCGAAGTACTGCAGCTTCGAGGCAAGGGCCAGGGCTATAATGAATGTGATTGACAAGGTTGAGAAGGAGACCGGTGAGAGGAAGGCTTGGTTTGCAAACATAACAGCCGATGTGAGAGAGATGGAGAAGAGGCTTAGGCTGGTGGCTGACTACGGGAACCCCTACGTCATGGTTGACGTGGTAGTGTCCGGCTGGGGTGTTCTAAACTATATCAGGGATCTCGCAGAGGAGTACGGGCTAGCCGTTCACGCTCACAGAGCAATGCACGCATCCTTCACGAGAAACCCGTCCCATGGAATATCCATGTTCGTGCTGGCAAAGCTTTACAGGGTTATCGGGGTTGACCAGCTCCACGTTGGAACAGCGGGCGCTGGGAAGCTTGAGGGCGGAAAACTCGACGTTGTAAGGTGTGCGAGAATATTAAGAGAGGAGAGGTTCACGCCGGATCCGGAGGACCGGTTCCACCTCCCCCAGGACATGCACCATATCAAGCCGGCAATGCCTGTCTCCTCAGGCGGGTTACACCCAGGGAACCTGCCTCCCGTGATCGAGGCGTTGGGGACTAACATAGTGCTCCAGGTGGGGGGCGGGGTGGTTGGACACCCTGATGGACCTAGGGCCGGCGCAATGGCTGTTAGACAAGCGCTCGAAGCCGTTGTGAAAGGGATACCTCTCGACGAATACGCTGAATCACACAGGGAGCTTGCCCGGGCCCTGGAGAAATGGGGGTTTGTTAAACCAATATAG
- a CDS encoding nucleotidyltransferase family protein — protein MLAAILAGGYGKRLRPFTNDVPKPMVQVGDKTLIEWQIEWLRRHGFNELVLLVGYKKEKMIEHVGSGSKYGVRVTYVIEDEPLGTGGAVKNAEHILSKTDVFLVVNGDILTDLDPKLLIEKLESANGLLGVIASIPLPSPYGVLEINGDMVTGFVEKPLLKDYWINAGVYALKPEALKYFPEKGDLEKTAFPAMARDGVLGTVKYTDVFWKAIDTFKELEEASKTLMERYRSG, from the coding sequence ATGTTAGCGGCTATCCTGGCAGGTGGTTACGGTAAGAGGCTGAGGCCGTTCACCAATGACGTGCCTAAGCCAATGGTACAGGTCGGGGATAAGACCCTTATAGAGTGGCAGATAGAATGGTTGAGGAGGCATGGCTTCAACGAGCTGGTCCTCCTGGTAGGGTATAAGAAGGAGAAGATGATCGAGCACGTTGGGAGCGGTTCAAAATACGGGGTCAGGGTGACATATGTCATTGAGGATGAGCCCCTGGGAACCGGGGGTGCTGTTAAAAACGCTGAGCACATTTTGAGCAAGACTGATGTCTTCCTCGTGGTCAACGGGGACATATTAACAGATTTAGACCCTAAACTCCTGATTGAAAAGCTTGAGTCAGCTAATGGACTACTGGGCGTTATAGCTTCAATACCTCTTCCAAGCCCCTACGGCGTCTTAGAAATAAATGGCGACATGGTTACAGGTTTCGTGGAGAAACCCTTGCTTAAGGATTACTGGATTAACGCTGGAGTATACGCTTTAAAGCCGGAGGCTCTGAAGTATTTCCCGGAGAAGGGTGATCTTGAGAAAACAGCATTCCCCGCAATGGCGAGGGACGGGGTTCTCGGAACGGTGAAATACACTGACGTGTTCTGGAAGGCGATAGATACTTTCAAGGAGCTGGAGGAAGCTTCGAAAACCCTTATGGAACGATACAGGAGTGGTTAG